TATTTTCTGCACGAACACAGGCTGCTTGTGGAAAACAAGCCCTACATCGCCCGTTTCCTGATCATTGAATTGCGCCAGAGCGAAGGCTTTTACAAACGCAATCCCTCCTACAATCCAATGCAGTATTATCTGAATTATATCAGCGGTATCTTTTCAGAGGGCGTGGCCCAAGGCAAGATTCGCGACGTGGATCCGGATATTGCCGCCCTGGGCATTTTAGGCACAGTCGATCTCCTTCTCACCCAATGGCTTATCAGCGGCCGGGAATTTGACTTGGAAGGGGCTTGGAACAAGTTCAGGGACATCATCGCCCACGGAATGAGCAAAAACAAAGCCTGACCACCCGGCGGACCTCCAGACAGTGGGCACAAGATTTTCCTTGTCAAATGACCTCGTGCCTAAATAATGGGAAAAAAGCCTAAAAGGAACTGATAATGAAGCTATCGCAACGGGCGCTGGACATCCAGGCCTCACCCATTCGCAAACTGATGCCGCACGCTGTTGCCGCCAGACAGCGCGGCCTGAAGGTTTATCAACTCAATATCGGCCAGCCGGATATTCCCACCCCCCAGCCGATGCTGGACGCCTACCACTCATTCTCGGAAAAGGTGCTGGCCTATGGGCCTTCCCAAGGGCTGGATCCATATCGGAAGGGACTGGTGGACTACTATGCCAGACAGAACATTCCCCTCAAAGACAACCAGATCATCGTG
This sequence is a window from Candidatus Cloacimonadota bacterium. Protein-coding genes within it:
- a CDS encoding TetR/AcrR family transcriptional regulator; the protein is MLQLYPKTRKKTVSPVDYRLKILVSAIKVFSQKGFAKTTMSDVANRAKVGVGTLYNYFQNKDDLLLQCMKKTINDEIELIRIASEKITDPFEKLRYFLHEHRLLVENKPYIARFLIIELRQSEGFYKRNPSYNPMQYYLNYISGIFSEGVAQGKIRDVDPDIAALGILGTVDLLLTQWLISGREFDLEGAWNKFRDIIAHGMSKNKA